Within Lagopus muta isolate bLagMut1 chromosome 1, bLagMut1 primary, whole genome shotgun sequence, the genomic segment GAAATGGGTCAGACCCACACCTCTCCATGGATACATCCCTACGGTGTCACTGGGTTTCTACCTGCCATCAGGGATGCTGTTTCAGCAGCGTCCCAAGCTTTCACTCGGGACACCCGTGCATTTTGTGTACTCACATCTCAGCCCCATGTGTCCCCAGCCACTGACGTAGCAGTCTGTGAGCTCTGACACTTGCAGCGAGGCGTCGGGCACGCAGGCCAGCTGGATGTAGTAGCTGCACTGGACGGGTTGGTCCAATTCGAGCAGTGCAATGTCGTTAGCCATGGTGTTCCTGTGATAGTACTCATGTGGGATTACCCGCACCACGTTGCGCACGACCGCTTCGGGGCCCAGGCGTTTCAGATCGTGGCCACCGATCACCACGTGCCACGGTGTGTCAGGGCTGGAAGAAGGGCAGAGGAAAGGTCAGAAGAACCATGGCAACatcacaatcacagaatggccagggttggaagggacctcaaggatcacgaagctccaaccccccaccacatgcagggccaccaacctctgtattgcacagcagcccaggctgcccagggccccatccaacctggcctccaacacctccagggatggacggggcatcacagcctctctgggcagctgttccagcccctccccgctctcacagcacacaacttccccctgacatccaacctccagctgccctccctcgACTTCAAACCATTTCTCCAGTTCCCTGCTATCTCTACTATGCAGGAGGGAGGAAAGCTGTCCTACAAGGGCTGTGACATCCCAGCTGTGCCTTGGGCATGAGGCTTACTGAGCTAAGGGCTGCTGGAAGCTGTGGCACGCACCACCAGGAAGGCACCCAGGACTGCCCGCACTGTTTGTAAGGCAGGGAAGGGGACGGCCCTTACGTTGCGTGGTCGAAGCAGTGCGCCGCTGTGAGGACCCACTGCGGCGTAATCAGGGATCCTCCGCATATGTGTCCGGTGCCGACATACCATGTGCTCTGCAGGCTAACGATCCACGGCCAGGCCCCCTGTGGGGCATCAGTGCCGCCCACGACGCGCGTTCCCCCGTACTGATAAGCCAGGGGCCGGAGCCCGCAGGTGCTGCAAGGAGAAACAAGTCAGGTTTTGCATCTGAACCGCCGTTCCTCCCCACGGGGCACCGCCGGCCACTCACTCGCAGCTGCCGGAGAAGCTGTGCGCCGGCCGGCAGGCGGCCacgaggagcagcaggagcagcagcatcgCTCCCGACGTCTCACGGCAGCCCATCGCGTCAGGCTTCACCGCTAACGACGCAGCGCTGCCCGTTGTCCGCGGCGCTGATGTCACAGAACCGTCGGTTCCGAGGGCTGTGCCACCGCGTGGGGCTGCGCGGGGGGGTGCGGGCagcagctggaagggacccccgGCTGCTCTCCGCCGTAGCAGCGCCCTACGGCGGGTACGGATCGATGCGGAGCCACACAGCTGAGTGCGCAACCCGGTGTTGTGAATGAGAGCAGCACAAATTTCAGCCTCTGTCCCAAACAGCCTCGAGGCACCACACGCACCAGAAACGGCTCTCAAACAAACCTTGCTGTGGTTTTGCACCCTGTGCCCCAGATCTGCTTAGGGTGCACAGAATGCCTCGGAGGGCAGTTTGCCTGCTGTGGGTACCCAGCTGTCCCCTTAGCGGTGTTCCCCGGGAGGTAAAGGGGAGTGGTGGGACGGATGAATGGCTCCACGTGTGTCTGATGGAGGGCTGGGTGTCTTTGTGGAGACAGGaatggagcagggctggcagcactgAGGAAACTCAGTCATGGCCCAGATGCACACGATGCCCTCAGCAAACAGCACCAATCAGTGCAGCAAAACCCCAGAGCAATGGGGAAAAGTTAACTGGGGAAGGGAATTGCTTATTTGGGAGGAGCCAAGCAAAATGCATAagtactgaaaacaaagaaaaggggTGACATGGAGGCCAATACAGAAATCACGTATAAGCAAACTGCACGTTGATTTGGTTGTTTTATTGAGCCCTGCATCCAATCACGGTAATCCACCTTCATATTTTGTTAAGAATTATTCTAAACAGAactccagagctgtgggggtGGATGGGACCTCTGGAGtcctccagtccaaccccaggcatcactgagcagccccagcccctgccATCAGATatccatcagcactgctcagatccCTCCTCAGCGTTCCCCTTCCAGATGCACAGTCCCAGTGTTCCCAGCCTGTCCCCATCAGGAGGGGCTCCAGGCCCAACCCACCAGTTGGAAACCCCAAATGCCAAGGATCACCGACTGGTGGGATTGCTGTGCGTGTCATTGCTAATGAACGCCAATTAGCTCATGAGCAAGAGACCATTTTTGTCCCGTGGATGGAAAATGAGCACAGCCCACCCaactgcaggcagctccagcatcCACAGACCTTGCAGAAGGATGAGGCCAGCCACATCTCCACCTTATTTAGAAGGATAGGGAagtggtgacaggatgaggggaaatggcttcaagttgtgccaggggaggttgaggttggatctcaggaaaaacttctgtacagaaagaGCTGTTAAGCAGTGGgatgggctgccagggaggtggttgagccACCAgccctggatgtgtttaaaaaccatctggatgtggtgctcaaggGCacgatttagcagagggctgttagagttggggtaggatggttgggttggggttggacttgatgatctttaaggtcttttccaacctgagcaattctatgattgattGGCATGTCCTCTCTGCACTAGCTGTACAAAGCTCCATCCCTGAAGCTGTCAGGACCATCCAGCCCATcctgctctttgctttgttCTCATCCCCTGCAAagtgatgctgctgcagctcacactgCTCTCACAAGGGTTGCGCAGCACACCTCCTGCCGAGCTGGGATCTCCAGACACCGGGGCATACCTGTGCTTCACCTTAACTGTGGTTTGAAAggggctgtgctggctctgctgaTGATTCTGGCTCCTGGTCCCTCAGAATTTCTGTTAACAGATCACAGCTTGGAGGTCCAACAACGACCTGCACacccagcagggctggtggcCTGCGCAACCCTCAGCTCACCGGGCAGCACTCCCTCAGTCAGCAGCATCACTGAGCCGAAGCTCTAGGGTAGCACTGAGGCTACATGTGGTTAGTTGGGGGGGTCTGGTGGGTTTAGGATCAGCAGAGGAGGATGGAGCAGCAAAAGGctatgagcagcagcagcaggagggcttGGGAGTGCAGTCTGGCTTGCAGCAGGGTTCCAGGGCAGGATCCCCACCCTTCTTCATCTGACTTTCCCCAAACTCCATGCGTTGCTCAAAAAGTGTCTTCTGCAGTTTGATGTCCTTCAGGATTTGCCAAACTTGTGGCCCTGCAGCGCTCTGCACCAAATTGTAGTTCTCAGCAGGGTCTGAGTCCAGGTCAAAGAGCAGTGGGGGCTCATGATGGGTCAGCGGGGTCAGCCCGTGGCAGGCCTGGTCTGGGGTTGTGTCGCTGTGAAAGGAACCTGCAAAAGAAATGTCcaagagcagctcagctgctaCTCTGAGCTCAGGATAGCAGAACCAGGCAGGACTTCACAGAGCTCCCTGAGCAGAGAGGAGGTGGCACCAACCTTGAGTGAAGTAGTGGGCCTTGTACTTCCCGAGCCGGACAGCAAAGGGGCCATGCAGTGGATCAGGGGATGGAGGGTAGAAGAACATGGTCTGACGGGGACTCtgtggagaggagcagagctgaacTCACCTGTGTGGCCatgaggctggaaaagagccTGGGACAGGACCAGGCAGAGACTCCAGGGACTCAGAAAAGAGCCCTGATTCTATGGCCAGGATACGGCTAGAAAAAGGGGAAGCAAATGAGCAGGAACATCGTGCTTGTTCCCCACTCAAAGCTCCTGGGCCTCAGAGCAGACTGGGGAAGGCCAGTAAGCCCACTGCATGGCCCAGACCCCATAAGAGATCCCAGGTCGTAGGTCTGCCCCTAGCTGGGGCTAATGACCAGCTTCCATGTACCACACCAGCTTTGACCTGCAGGACTCACCTTCCCTGACCCAAACAGCAGTGGACTCAGGTCATAACCATCCAGGGAAACGTTGggaagagctgctccagccaggGCAGTCAGTGTTGGCAGGATGTCCAAGGTGCTTGCCAGCTCATGAGTCACTCCTGCCACCCAACATAGCAAGATACAAAGGTTCAAGAGTCCAACCTCACTTCCATACCTGCCACCCtcaccacctccctctccctgatCATCTCAGGGTGATTGAGTCACCACCACACCCCTGCCTTGCCTTGTGCCAGCACACAAAAGGCATAAGCAGTGCTGAGTCTCACCTGGAGTGATACGGCCTGGCCAATAGGCCACTGCTGGTTCCCTCATGCCACCTTCATACGTTGTGCCCTTCCCACATTTCAGAAGGCCAGAGCTGCCTCCGCGTGCCATCCGCATGGTGGAAGGGCTGTGAGAGAAGAACCACCTCCCATCAGCTCCACAAGTCTGCATAACCCCCTTCCCTAACTCCCACAGGGGCCATGGAAAAGGACAGTGAGTAGCACCAGAGACCCAAACCACCCCATACACAAAGGGAACTGGTGGATCTTTAGCCTGCACAGTGCTACCCCAGAGCCAGTGGGCACTCTGCCCACGAGGGGAACAGCTGATTGACTGGAGCAAGGAGGAGATCATGCAATAGATGCTCTCCTTAACAGCACCCACCTTCAGATCACTACAATCTcacctggcactgctgcaccGCATCTCTTGTGCCCCAGCCAACCGATGCCTTGCTCCAGTTCCCTCACACCACAGCCATACGACCTCATCAGCAGGAGAAGCCGCCCAGCTGAGCTCACTCACCCATTGTCAGAGGTGAAAAACACAAAGGTTGTGTTCTCCAGGCCGTtctcctgcagtgcctgcagcagctgccccactGAGCCGTCAAACTCCGAAAGCGCATCACCAAACGGCCCACGCTCCGACTGCCCTGCATAGTGCTGGCTTGCAAACTGGGGATGGTGGGTATGCTGcaaaaaaggcagagagagatgCTTTGCAAAGTCCTAGAATTGCATTTGGTTCTCAGCTCACCCGGGGAGAGTGAGAACCCCAGCGAGGGCATGGAGATGTGTGACCATGCCCACAGCAATGCTTCCAGAAACACCTCCCAGAATGACACAAAAAGGCTGGGCTCCATGCAGAACACGGAGACTCAGTGAGTGGTAGAGCCCCAGGTGGGCTGCTGGCCCGTGGAAATAGCCAGAAAGAAGCCACTCAAGAATAAGAACCCTAACGGTGCTGCCACAAACCCTAGGTGTGGGAACACCAACCCCAAGTCACATCGGGGCAGGGAGTTCTCTCATCCTTCATCCAAGTATTGACGGCCCAGCACACTCCaatggctgcaggagctgaggtgCTTTCTGCAATCTCCAGCAGGACAAAGGCTTCCCCCCACCCTCAGACCCAGAGAAATCCCCTCTCTCTTACATGGGAGGCATAGTAGAGCAGGAAGGGCACACCTCGCCGGGCGCAGTCAGCAATGAAGTCCCGTGCAAATTTGTTGTAGAGAGGCACCAGATCAGGGAAGGAGACCGGCTGCTGCACGATGCTTTGGTTCCAGAGCAGTGGGACGGGCACGAGGCCCTGGTCACAGGTCCCGAAACACTTGATGTCGGGTGGGAAGCAGGTGAGATTCTGACAGGGGCCCTGGAGAGAGCACACAACACGGTCTTCCAGCTGTGTTGCAGGACAGTGAGTTGAGGGGGGGGCAGGAGACTCACAGCAGCCCACCCCCAGGTCCTACAGGAGTCCCTCCTAGAAACCCGGGGGGGTTTATGCCCACCCCAGAACCATGCTATGCTTTCTCCTAACAGCAGTTCAGATGTTTCTTTGCAACCCAGAACCTGACTTTCCCTCCTGCAACCCACCGAGGGGTGCACGTCCCCACAAACAACCGCTGCCCACGTCCTGCAAACCACTCTTATTGCATGAGCACCTTGGAAAGGCACTTTTCCCACCAGCCCCCATTTTCTCCTCCGGCCTGCAGCCACCCACACCTGCACAGCCCCCCACTCTGGGGCACTCCCCcaccttccctcctcctcaccTGGTCGTGGGAGTACGGCACCCCCAGGAAGTGGTCAAAGCCCTGGTGGGTGGGCAGGAAGGAGCCACGAGCGCCCAGGCCGAGGTGCCATTTGCCAATTATGGCCGTGGCATAACCTTTGGCCTTCAGCACCTCCGCAATGGTGACCTCAGACAGGGGAAGGCCTCCCCGGGAGTCAGGGTAAAACACACCAGGGTAAATCCCAGAGCGCATCTGGAAGCGGCCGgtcagcagggctgccctgcaggggGGAAGGACAGCATTCACACAGTGCTGCACCAGCCAGGTGTTAACTGTGcagctggggaggaataactgcaagTAGCAACAGAAGTTAGGGGCCGAGCTATGGGAAAGAAACTCTGCAGACAAGGATGTAAGGGTCCTGGTGGCGAACAGTAAGCACTGCTAGACCATAAGGTGACCACGAGACAGCAGCGTGCCTTGgtggcccagaaagccaatggGAGCCTGAGGtgcactgcacagtgctgccagcagggcagggaggtgctcctccCCTCCTCTATGCCCTGAGGGGGCACAGCTGGAACACTGAGATCAGTGTGGGGCTCTCAGTGTGGGGCTCTCCAGTTCCAGGCAGAATGGGAACTGCTAGAGAGCCCCAGGGAGGATGCAGAGATGGGgggaagggcctggagcacttCCTGGTGGAGACAGGCTGAGCCGCCCTGGGCTGCGCACCTGGGGAATGGAACACCGAGGGAGGATCTGTGCACTGCTGATGGATATCTGatgggcagccagcagggagatggggctGAGCTCTATTCAGTGGTGCccaatgacaggacaaggacaCAGAATGGAGCCCGGGGAGCTCCGTGTGACCGTGAGGGAGAACTTTATGCTGAGGAGGTGGCAGAGCCCCGGCACCGCTGCCCACAGAGTTGGGGGATCCCCTCTGCAGGGATCCAAACCCAGCTGGACgctctgtgagcagctgctggggggccGAATGGAGGGACTCCAGcggtcccttccagccccacagcttcGAGGTtctgcacccagcagcccacACCGCGGCTCCCTCACTCCCTGTTCCCGCTGCCATCCCTCCACCGCTGTCCCCAGGGCCGCGCTCAGAGCGCAGCCGAGCCGCAGCTCTCCCCCACCGCGGGCCGCACCGGGACGGGCTGCACACCGCAGAGCTGCTGTAGAAATCGGTGAAGCGCAGCCCTCGGGCCGCCATCCGGTCCAGGTGGGGCGTGGCGGAGGAGGGGTGCCCGTAACTCCCCAGGTCTCCGAAGCCCAAATCATccgccagcagcagcacgaaGTTGGGCAGGCCGCCGGCCGCGCCCCGCAGcgcccacagcagcagcaccgccCGCAGCGGAACGGCGCGCCGCTCCGCCATGATGCTCCGGTGGTCACCTGACCGTCACGTGACACGGCCGAGTCACGTGATCCGGCCCCGCCGCAGGGCGCGCCGTGAGGCGCGGTCCGCCGAGGAATAGCGCCGCCATGCGGTGGCCTCCCGCACCTTCAGCCCCGGCCCCCGCGGGGGGAGAAGCGCATACTGGGGGTCGGGGTGCTGCGGTCAGAACGTGGAAGAAACgatgcaaacagcagcacttctgtggtGGGAGTTCCGCACCTGGGAATACGGCTGTGCCCGCCTCTGAGAAGCGCAGACAGCTCACATGGCAGGCATTAAAGGATTGAGGGTCCGGTGTCCCCACGACCATAGTTTTGTGTCTCCAGGATGAGGttaaatgcagagcagaggtggtGTGCgagcacagagatgctgctggtggACCGGGGTTAaacctgcagcaggcagaggtggGGACTTCCAGCCCAAGGACAAAGCAGGGCTAAAAGCAGCCGAGGTTCTGGTCTGGAAGCTCCCATGTGGATGCACCGTGTTTTGGATTTGCTCCATGCCTTTCTGTGTGCCTCATCCTGTGCTTCCTAAAGGCCCCTGGCACCgggggctgctggagctgctgctgctgctgctgtgctcaccGCCATCAATTATTGAGGCAGAGCGAGGGGCTGATGCTGCAGCGGGAGGCAAAACTGCTGCATAATTCATGTAGCCTACTTGGATCCCAGGGCATCACTGTGCTGGGCCACAGTGCCTGGCCACAGCAGGGGATGGCAGCCAGGATGAACAGCTGGGACTCTGGGAGGGCACAATATGGGGACAGAGCTTCAGGGACCCCGCGtggagcagggaaggaggagTGAGCCCTGGTGTGCTGTTGTATGGAGCCAagcagggcacagtgctgcaccagcagggcagggacagGACGTGTCCACACGGACAGGTCTGAAAGGGGAGGCCCAAAtgacagctgcagtgctgtgggatcCCACTTTGGCAGGCTCTGTTGGGAGCTGCGCCCATGGAAGTGGATCACAGGCGTGCTCCCTCACCGGGTGTTGGAGTGCAGCCCCACGGAACGTTGCACGTCTGCATGCACCACTTTGGGTGCACGCTGGGTGTGCACACTGGCTGTGCATGCactgtgtgtgcatatgtgtaCTCTGTGCTGAGGATAACGCTGTGAACGCTGTATTCTGTTCCAAGATGTGTGTTTCACAGTATGTGCACGCAGCCAGGTGTGCATTGCAGCTCTTCTGTGTGCACGCCAGGTGTCTCCACACTGCGTGCTTGCACACATGGGCTGTGTGAGTACAGTGTGTGCACGTGCTCTGTGTGCACGCGCTGAGCTCACAGCATCCACCCCAGTTTCCTCCCACAgagtttctttctcctttcataACAGCTGGAGCTGACTTGGGAGGACTCTGCTTCCCGGAATGTTGCTCTCATTTCAGTCCAGTGGATGTGGCAGCTCCTGTTCCCATGTGCCAGACACTGCGTGTGCCAGGGAGTCAGGCCATACTCGAAACCACACACATGGACCCCATGGTCGTGAATGGCAAAACCAGTGAACAAAAAGCAACACCTTTACCAGCACCCTCGTGGTACAGAAAGCACAACAACCTGTGCTGTAGGGAGTAGGGAACAAGCTgtactgtagggaacctgctttggcaggggggttggactcgatgatctctggaggtcccttccaacccctacaattctgtgattctgtgaaacccTGTCCTTTGCTGCCTCTCCAGTTACTGGGAGTGCTGGATGATGCACACCCAGCTCCCTCCTCCCTGAGCAGGCACCATTTCAGCCCTCGTGGACCACTCTCCCCCTTTTTGTGGCCTGCAGTCTGCACgcagctttgctttgcagtgctgggtATGGAAGCCTTTTCCTGGCACAGGAGATTGAATTGAGCAGAGACACGGGTAGCTGTGAAAATAAGCTTTATTTATTCAAATGAGTAAACTTCAGTGTTTGTGTGCAGCCAGAGGAGGATGGATGGGACAGAGCAGGGCTTTGACACTTGGGGTGCCGTTGGGCATCATCCCAAAGAAAAGGGTCGTGGTGCTTTGCAGCCTGCTATGGGTCATGCAGCCAATTAAGCCTTGTTTCCCCAAAGGGTCTGCAGGAGGTTCTGCACTCCAGTAAAGAATTCCCTAAGCTTTTGGACTGGATATGGACAGGTGTCCGACACGCTCGGTTGTGTTGGCACTGCATTTGTCCCGTGATAATAGGCTGAGGTGGTCATGAAATGACTCCATGTCCGCGACGTCGGGTGGGCTGCTGCTCTCATCTGTAGCAGGATCCAGTTGTAAAAGTGCTGAGTGGAGGTGTAGACTCCAGGGCGAAATGCTCTGCCGCAGCCTTTCCCCCAGCTGGTCACACCAACCAGCCAGAAATAGTCAGCATGGCTGTCTCTGCACATCAGAGGGCCGCCGCTGTCGCCCTGCAGTGGGGGAGAGAAGCCCAAAGTGTTACTGGGGGGTGGTTTGCAGGCAGAGCACGGCTGTGTGTTGGTGTGCAGCCCCTACCTGGCAGGTGTCGATGCCGCCCTGCGGGTAACCAGCACACAGATTGTGGGTATGGAGCACCCCGGCGTACCAGTGGCTGCTGTTGCAGAGGTTGAGGTCGAGGAGTTGGACCTTGGCCTCCTGCAGGACCTCGGCGGTTTGGgtgggtgctgcagctgtgagcacagagcagaattGGCACCGTCAGCTCCTGGCCTGTTTGTGGGCGAACCCCTTCCCGAAGTCTTGGCTTTGTGTTTCCAAACAGGTCGGCCCCATCCCTCTCTATGGATTCATCCCCACGGCATCACCCTGGGTTTCGTTTTAAGCTTTAATCCGGGACACCCGCGCGATTTGGGTACTCACATCTCATCCCCGTGTGTCCCCAGCCACTGACATAGCAGTCTGTGAGCTCTGACACTCGCAGCGAGGGGTCGGGCACGCAGGCCAGCTGGATGTAGTAGCTGCAGTGCACGGGTCGATCCAACTCGAGCAGCGCAATGTCGTTGATCATTGTCTTGTTGTTGAAGTATTCGTGAAGTATCGCCCTCCTGATGGTGTGCACCTCCACCTCCTGGCCCAGGTGAGTCAAATCGTTGGCGCCGATCACCACGCGCGACTCCAGGATGTAGCTGAGGTGGAGAGGGAggtgaggaggagcagagccGTGGGGGAGAGAGGAGGGCAGTGCTACGGGGGCTGTGAAGTGGCTGGGGTGCCTTGGGTGCACCCCTAGCCATGGGACCTGTGGTGCCACGTTGGCTGTAAGGCAGGGAAGGGGACAACCCTTACTTGGGGCGGCCGAAGCAGTGCGCTGCTGAGAGCACCCACTGTG encodes:
- the LOC125684144 gene encoding acrosin-like encodes the protein MGCRETSGAMLLLLLLLVAACRPAHSFSGSCDTCGLRPLAYQYGGTRVVGGTDAPQGAWPWIVSLQSTWYVGTGHICGGSLITPQWVLTAAHCFDHATPDTPWHVVIGGHDLKRLGPEAVVRNVVRVIPHEYYHRNTMANDIALLELDQPVQCSYYIQLACVPDASLQVSELTDCYVSGWGHMGLRSLQEYVEPYRVLQEAKVQLIDLNLCNSSHWYAGAVHSHNVCAGYPQGGIDTCQGDSGGPLMCKDKTADYFWLIGVTSWGKGCGRIQQPGVYASTQYFRNWILVQMGLLPAETPTSTPYPVYTSTSYHRPKPTYSSPFRPCPFPRQKVLDFFNLLQELLQGLRGKKA
- the ARSA gene encoding arylsulfatase A, producing MAERRAVPLRAVLLLWALRGAAGGLPNFVLLLADDLGFGDLGSYGHPSSATPHLDRMAARGLRFTDFYSSSAVCSPSRAALLTGRFQMRSGIYPGVFYPDSRGGLPLSEVTIAEVLKAKGYATAIIGKWHLGLGARGSFLPTHQGFDHFLGVPYSHDQGPCQNLTCFPPDIKCFGTCDQGLVPVPLLWNQSIVQQPVSFPDLVPLYNKFARDFIADCARRGVPFLLYYASHHTHHPQFASQHYAGQSERGPFGDALSEFDGSVGQLLQALQENGLENTTFVFFTSDNGPSTMRMARGGSSGLLKCGKGTTYEGGMREPAVAYWPGRITPGVTHELASTLDILPTLTALAGAALPNVSLDGYDLSPLLFGSGKSPRQTMFFYPPSPDPLHGPFAVRLGKYKAHYFTQGSFHSDTTPDQACHGLTPLTHHEPPLLFDLDSDPAENYNLVQSAAGPQVWQILKDIKLQKTLFEQRMEFGESQMKKGGDPALEPCCKPDCTPKPSCCCCS
- the LOC125684147 gene encoding acrosin, with amino-acid sequence MGCRETSGAMLLLLLLLVAACRPAHSFSGSCDTCGLRPVAYHYNNMRVVGGTEALHGSWPWIVSIQNPRFAGTGHMCGGSLITPQWVLSAAHCFGRPNYILESRVVIGANDLTHLGQEVEVHTIRRAILHEYFNNKTMINDIALLELDRPVHCSYYIQLACVPDPSLRVSELTDCYVSGWGHTGMRSAAPTQTAEVLQEAKVQLLDLNLCNSSHWYAGVLHTHNLCAGYPQGGIDTCQGDSGGPLMCRDSHADYFWLVGVTSWGKGCGRAFRPGVYTSTQHFYNWILLQMRAAAHPTSRTWSHFMTTSAYYHGTNAVPTQPSVSDTCPYPVQKLREFFTGVQNLLQTLWGNKA